The proteins below come from a single Corylus avellana chromosome ca3, CavTom2PMs-1.0 genomic window:
- the LOC132174135 gene encoding F-box protein CPR1-like, with protein MKTTHLPQELITQILSILPIKPLVRFQCVSKSWFALIINDSHFINLHLSRSKERILILASSEPLDFLIVNLSNEDRFGEAVKIQHPLHHSESNRIVDSCNGLVCINNYNDETVIWNPLIRKYKKLPSKPREELSHDHFAFGHDRVNDDYKVLRLVEFYRRDGRRKYSLEVYSLREHSWRMVEEEWPIVELSHFCYTYRAIFSNGAFHWMVTLVADLKKVHVAFDLSTEKFRVHEFPVNSSINLRVFLVDLGGWLCAVFQDLCEVWVMKEYGIVSSWTLLYAMERAFTNYPPLVFSRDGEEVFTGELIESHLMELYWYDIKKKTRRIVEIENIPVDLILPYFCVGSLLLLDADNDKE; from the coding sequence ATGAAGACGACTCATCTCCCGCAAGAGCTCATAACCCAGATACTTTCCATACTACCCATCAAGCCTCTTGTTCGGTTTCAGTGTGTTTCCAAGTCATGGTTCGCCCTAATAATCAACGACTCACATTTCATCAATTTGCATCTCAGTCGCTCCAAAGAACGCATCCTCATTTTAGCGAGCTCTGAGCCACTCGATTTCCTCATTGTAAACTTGTCCAACGAGGATCGGTTCGGCGAGGCTGTGAAGATCCAACACCCACTACACCACTCAGAAAGCAACCGTATTGTAGACTCTTGCAATGGCCTGGTTTGCATCAACAACTACAACGATGAGACTGTGATATGGAACCCATTAattagaaaatacaaaaaattaccCTCTAAGCCCAGAGAAGAGTTGAGTCATGACCATTTCGCATTTGGACACGACAGAGTCAACGACGACTACAAGGTTTTAAGGTTAGTGGAGTTCTATCGACGggatggaagaagaaaatatagtCTTGAGGTATACAGTCTAAGAGAACACTCTTGGAGAATGGTGGAAGAAGAATGGCCTATTGTGGAATTGTCACATTTCTGCTACACTTACCGGGCCATTTTCTCCAACGGTGCTTTCCATTGGATGGTTACTCTTGTGGCGGACTTAAAAAAGGTCCATGTTGCATTTGATCTCAGCACTGAAAAATTCCGAGTGCATGAATTTCCTGTTAATTCTTCAATCAATTTGCGTGTCTTTTTGGTGGACTTGGGAGGATGGCTTTGTGCAGTTTTTCAGGATCTCTGTGAAGTTTGGGTGATGAAGGAGTATGGGATAGTAAGTAGTTGGACTTTGCTTTATGCGATGGAGCGAGCTTTTACCAACTACCCACCTTTAGTGTTCTCACGTGACGGCGAAGAGGTTTTTACCGGAGAACTAATTGAGAGTCACTTAATGGAACTCTATTGGTATGACATCAAAAAGAAGACACGCAGGATTGTTGAGATTGAAAATATACCCGTTGATCTCATTTTGCCTTACTTTTGTGTGGGAAGCCTCCTCCTTCTCGATGCTGACAATGACAAGGAATAA